A genomic window from Crassostrea angulata isolate pt1a10 unplaced genomic scaffold, ASM2561291v2 HiC_scaffold_199, whole genome shotgun sequence includes:
- the LOC128169738 gene encoding uncharacterized protein LOC128169738, which yields MVLIYIYIYIHKSGNLKFQRQSFSLHKGRPLVKPMIIVSTTGYFVSVLGPYIARNNDATILNHIMHSNLEDIRSWVQEEAIFVVDRGFRDSLDCLEQMGINAKMPSFLKKGDKQMSTENANTSRLVTKIRWVVESANARIKQWRYLRHILPSSQIPYIGDFVRIVCAICNRYLKPLASGDTEEDQALGAKMVFLSKQVNTLQQHVEKNHLDRRSVCWKEVDDLMDFPNMDEEQLRAITCGEYQLLLSPSYAQEQVEGDCNIQVHREEPGLLRVKLQSRHVSSRSYLLWIQYGEGEVKAWYCKCRAGARVVGMCSHVDAILWYLGHARHQRDEKLGVRDWGEFVDDATLVDDSDSSNESDESGPEE from the exons ATggtacttatatatatatatatatatatacacaaaagtGGCAATTTAAAGTTTCAACGACAGTCATTCAGTCTTCACAAAGGACGGCCACTGGTGAAGCCAATGATTATTGTATCCACAACAGGTTACTTTGTGTCAGTACTGGGTCCTTATATTGCTAGAAACAATGATGCTACAATCCTTAACCACATAATGCACAGCAACCTTGAGGACATTCGGAGCTGGGTACAGGAGGAGGCCATATTTGTGGTTGATCGTGGATTTAGGGATTCCTTGGACTGTCTGGAGCAGATGGGGATTAATGCCAAAATGCCATCGTTCCTGAAAAAAGGAGATAAGCAGATGTCGACAGAAAATGCAAACACCAGTCGATTAGTGACAA AAATACGTTGGGTTGTTGAGTCTGCTAACGCTAGGATCAAGCAATGGCGTTACCTAAGACACATCCTACCTTCCAGTCAAATTCCCTACATTGGTGACTTTGTCAGGATTGTATGTGCCATTTGCAATAG aTACCTAAAACCCCTTGCTAGTGGAGACACTGAAGAAGACCAGGCCCTTGGTGCAAAAATGGTTTTTCTTTCCAAGCAGGTGAATACCCTTCAGCaacatgtagaaaaaaaccATCTAGACAGACGATCAGTATGCTGGAAGGAGGTTGATGACTTAATGGACTTTCCAAACATGGATGAAGAACAACTTAGAGCCATCACATGCGGTGAATACCAACTGCTTCTATCACCATCCTACGCCCAAGAACAGGTAGAGGGAGACTGCAACATCCAGGTCCACAGAGAGGAGCCAGGCCTTCTTCGTGTAAAACTGCAGAGTCGTCACGTGTCATCAAGATCCTACCTATTGTGGATACAGTATGGTGAGGGTGAAGTCAAGGCTTGGTACTGCAAGTGCAGGGCTGGTGCTCGTGTTGTGGGTATGTGTTCCCATGTTGATGCCATCCTTTGGTATCTGGGGCATGCTCGCCATCAAAGAGATGAGAAACTGGGAGTGCGAGACTGGGGAGAGTTTGTTGATGATGCCACACTGGTGGATGACTCTGACAGCTCCAATGAAAGTGATGAAAGTGGACCAGAGGAGTAG